The nucleotide sequence CGTTCCATCGACCAGATCCGACAGGTCGGTACCCAGCTCGGCATGATCGATACCAATGCCATTGTCGAAATTCGTGACATCTTTAACCGTAACAAGGACTACACCTTTGAAGGCAATGAGTTTGACAATAAAACCTTACGCGCTGTGATCGACAAGCTGATTCAGTATGTCAGTGCCTAAATAAAATCCGACAGCCACGTCAGTTTTAACCTACACGGGAAGCAGAGATAACGGCTATGGGGTGACAGGCAAGCGGGCTATATTAGAGCCATAGCCGGACAGGATGTCCACCCGCGATACAAGAACAAGAAAAAGCGCATCTCAACAGGAAGTTGTTAGATCCGACAGGAGTCAGATCGTCATAGCACACTCAAAAGGCCTCGACAGGATGTCGGGGCCTTTTACTTTATCAGTTTTTACCAAGCTGAGTCATCCCACTGCCTTGCTGCAAAATTCAGCACTACTGTACGCTGTAGCGCACATAGATTGGGGAGAATTGAGGCTATGCTGACTACTAACCTGCACGTATAGTACAGACATACAGGACAGGAAGTCTTGAAGAATAAAAAACAATAAATGCAGCAGGAAGCTGACCGGTATGACAGGAGTTATACCTTTAGAATGAATCTGGAAAAAGCCCGGACAGGATGTTCGGGCTTTTTTCTTTTTCAGGTCTGCATCATTGAAAAGAGGACGCTTCCCGACCTTATTTCACAGCCAGTACCTCAGGGTGCAGTTAGCTTTAACAGTCTTGCCTGTGGACCATCTTCAATCACCCAGATCCCACCATCCTGTGCCTGAATTGCCCCACGAATCCGGGCTTTCATATCCAGACGCTGCACTTCTTTCACTGGTTGTTGCGTGGTATCCACGATCATGATGGCTTTAGAGGACAGCCCTGTAGCAATCGCCTTATTCTGCCATTGTGGAAATACTTTACCCGTGTAGAACATCAAGGAGGATGGTGAGATCACTGGTGTCCAGTCGATAGCCGGTGCTTCAAACTCCGGACGGGAACTATGATCGGGAATTGGTTTACCATCATAATGATCGCCATTAGATACGATCGGATAGCCATAGTTTTTGCCTTTCAGCACTTTATTCAGCTCATCCCCGCCTTTCGGTCCCATCTCAATCACCCAGAGCTGCCCTTGTGGATCAAAAGCCAGACCTAAAGGATTACGGTGTCCCAAACTCCAGATCTGTTTGGCAATCTCGCCCTGATTCATAAATGGATTATCGGATGGAACCGAACCATCATCATTCAGGCGGATAATCTTGCCAGCATTAGATTTCATGTCTTGAGCAGGGTTAAACTGCTGGCGCTCACCCGAACTGATCCACAGTTTGCCGTCTGAGCCAAAGATAATCCGGTGTCCATAATGGCCCTGCCCGGAAGAAAACTTCGGTACCTGCGTCCAGATTTTTTTGTTCTGAGTGAGTTGTGGTGTGTTCTTGGTTAAATCCAGTTTGCCACGAACCACCACAGCGCCATAGCCACCTCGTCCCTGCTCAGCATAGCTCAGATAGACCCATTGATTACGTTCAAAATCAGGATGCAAAGTCACATCCCCCAAGCCACCCTGACCACCATAGGCAACTTTTGGAATACCCTTAATTTCAGTCTTTTTGTTGGTGTTTGGACCAAATAAATACAACCGGCCACGACGTTCAGTAATCAGCAAACGGCCATCCTTTAAAGAGGTGATTGCCCATGGTTCATTAAACTGGGCAATATTGTTGACCTTATAGGCCTGCTGGGCTTGGGCAGTATTCGAGGTTGATGTCTCTGAATTAGCCTGTTCCTGGCTCTTACCTTGTTCTGAAGAAGTATTATCTTGTGCATGACAGCCTAGACTATAAGGAATAAAACCTAGAAATAACAGTGCTGCGAGATGGACCTGATTCATTGTTATTCTGCGTACTTATTAAAATGGATTAACCACAATGTAGCATTTCAGGGGCACGCTAAAAGCATAAAAAGGTTAAGAAATCGTTAACAGATTTAACTAAATCCAGCCCAGATATAGAATTATTCCTGTGCTATTTCCATCATTTGATACAGGCGCTATCGCGCTCAACCTTCGCTTCATACAATTGCTGGTCTGCAGTCTTCATTAGACGGTCCACATTGTGATAGATATGCTCGGCATCCATCACAGCAGCCCCGACACTTATACTAATCCAGGTTCGGTTGTCATCACGATTGGCATGTTCCATGTTCAGTTCACGAATCGCCTGACACAACCGATCGGCAAAAGTTTTGGCCTGTTGATAGCTAATTTCTGGCAATAACACCGCAAATTCTTCCCCGCCATAACGTGCCAGAAAGCCATTTTCCGGCAGAATCTGCTGAATAGTCTGCACAATAGTTTTTAGAACATAATCACCTTTCAGATGGCCATAGTAATCGTTGTAGTTTTTAAAATAGTCCACATCGATCATAAAAAAGGCCAGCGAACGTTGTGTTGCACCCGCCTGCTCGTATTGTTGCTGGATCTGCTCATTTAGGGCAAAACGGTTATAAGCACCGGTAAGAGAATCCAGACGTACCTGCTCCGCCAGTTTCTGGTTGAGCAGGCTAATATCCCGGGTACGCTCCTGTACTTTCTGATCTAGTTCCTTATTCCAGCGGATCAGTTTCTGGTTCAGCACCTCGGTATTAATACTTTGCACCGCATAATCACGACTGAGCTGGAAAGTAATCAGAATGAAATACAAACAAGAGGTATAAAAAGCGATTTCCACCGAATCAATCAGCTTGAGTGCCAGCAGATAGTCATGCAGGAAGGTCAGACAAACCAGCAACACCGCAATGGAATTGACCTTGGAATACTTCACATTAGATTTGTGCATGCGATAGGCTGCAAACAGCAAATTGATAAAAACCAGAAGCGCGATACTAAAGCTTTGAAAAAAGAAGCTCTGAAAGGTGTACGGCTGTGCAAACAGGGTCACTGCTACATTTACAGTAATAATCGCTGCGGTAATCTTTAATAAATACGGATTAAGCAGGCGATAAGGTAATAAATAAATATAGATCAGGAAGAACAGGCAGGCCAGTTCGGTCAGCAGATATTCAAAGCGTGTCCCCCAGACCCAGGAAATATCGGTAAACAGGGTATAAATAAACGGTACCGCAAAAAAGCTACGCACACTCAAGCACAGGATAAACAGGCCCAAAAACAACAGAATATTGCCCGCTTTGGTGCGAATACTGCGGAACATGGCAAAGAACACCATAAAGCTGCCAATCATCAGCAGAACGCCGCTGACCACACTTAATGGAATGACCTGCTGATAAAACTTGTGCAGAATCGGGCGCGGAAAACCAATCAGAATACTATTTTCCAATCCACCACGAATATGCTGGTAACTTGAGGCCTGAATGGTAATAGTGACATCACGTTGTGACGGAAAAAAGGAAGCCAGTTTAGGCGCCATCATAGTCTGATGTTGCCCTTCTTTCCCAACCTGTCCAGCATTAATCAGCAGATGATCATCCACATACATTCGGTAAGCACCATACTGGTATGGCACATACATATAAATGGCATGAGAAAGTACAGATTCAGGCAGACGGAAAGTTTTCTGGAAAGTCCCGATCCCGTCTTTATGCCCTGTGATGGTCTGGAATGAATTGGGTAACTGAACCTTTTCTACAGTATTCTGATTTTTATTGTGATCTAAAAAGACTGTTTTATGAGAAATCGGATCAATTAACTGATTCGGATAAAAATCCCACTCCCCATCCAGATTCATATTCTGCTGTTGAGTGAAATGAAGCTCTGTAATCGCATAAAGCTGGCTATGGATCAGGCTGAGCCATATGAACAGAAAGGCTTGAAGGAGAAACTGCTGCATATGACATCAGTAAGAATGACACGTTAAGTTATTAGTATAGCATTTTACTATTGAACACAGATTAGTCATTAGCAAAAAGTCGATGAATAAAAGCTAAAATCCAGCCATAAAAAAACACCCCCGATCTTTTGATCGGGGGTGTTTAGAATAATGAGCTGGCGATGACTTACTCTCACATGGCAAACGCCACACTACCATCAGCGCGAAGAGGTTTCACTTCTGAGTTCGGGAAGGGATCAGGTGGTTCACTCTTGCTATGGTCGCCAGCACAACTGGGATGGATACTCGCTTGGTCTTAGGTTTGCGCCAAGGTTTTTTCCAAATGAGTTATTAACAGGATAATCTGAGTTGAACATTGTATCTAGCATTTCAACTAAATCAAGTTGCTTTGATGCTTTATGAATCAATTGTTGCTTTGTATACAACTGCTTGGGCGTTGTATAGTCAAGCCTCACGAGCAATTAGTATTGGTCAGCTTCATGCATCACTGCACTTCCACACCCAACCTATCAACGTCCTAGTCTCGAACGGCTCTTTAGAGGACATAAAGTCCTAGGGAAATCTAATCTTGAGGTAGGCTTCCCGCTTAGATGCTTTCAGCGGTTATCCCTTCCGAACATAGCTACCCGGCGATGCGACTGGCGTCACAACCGGTACACCAGAGGTTCGTCCACTCTGGTCCTCTCGTACTAGGAGCAGATCCTCTCAAATTTCCAGCGCCCACGGTAGATAGGGACCGAACTGTCTCACGACGTTCTAAACCCAGCTCGCGTACCTCTTTAAATGGCGAACAGCCATACCCTTGGGACCTGCTTCAGCCCCAGGATGAGATGAGCCGACATCGAGGTGCCAAACACCGCCGTCGATATGAACTCTTGGGCGGTATCAGCCTGTTATC is from Acinetobacter sp. ANC 7912 and encodes:
- a CDS encoding PQQ-dependent sugar dehydrogenase encodes the protein MNQVHLAALLFLGFIPYSLGCHAQDNTSSEQGKSQEQANSETSTSNTAQAQQAYKVNNIAQFNEPWAITSLKDGRLLITERRGRLYLFGPNTNKKTEIKGIPKVAYGGQGGLGDVTLHPDFERNQWVYLSYAEQGRGGYGAVVVRGKLDLTKNTPQLTQNKKIWTQVPKFSSGQGHYGHRIIFGSDGKLWISSGERQQFNPAQDMKSNAGKIIRLNDDGSVPSDNPFMNQGEIAKQIWSLGHRNPLGLAFDPQGQLWVIEMGPKGGDELNKVLKGKNYGYPIVSNGDHYDGKPIPDHSSRPEFEAPAIDWTPVISPSSLMFYTGKVFPQWQNKAIATGLSSKAIMIVDTTQQPVKEVQRLDMKARIRGAIQAQDGGIWVIEDGPQARLLKLTAP
- a CDS encoding GGDEF domain-containing protein, with the translated sequence MQQFLLQAFLFIWLSLIHSQLYAITELHFTQQQNMNLDGEWDFYPNQLIDPISHKTVFLDHNKNQNTVEKVQLPNSFQTITGHKDGIGTFQKTFRLPESVLSHAIYMYVPYQYGAYRMYVDDHLLINAGQVGKEGQHQTMMAPKLASFFPSQRDVTITIQASSYQHIRGGLENSILIGFPRPILHKFYQQVIPLSVVSGVLLMIGSFMVFFAMFRSIRTKAGNILLFLGLFILCLSVRSFFAVPFIYTLFTDISWVWGTRFEYLLTELACLFFLIYIYLLPYRLLNPYLLKITAAIITVNVAVTLFAQPYTFQSFFFQSFSIALLVFINLLFAAYRMHKSNVKYSKVNSIAVLLVCLTFLHDYLLALKLIDSVEIAFYTSCLYFILITFQLSRDYAVQSINTEVLNQKLIRWNKELDQKVQERTRDISLLNQKLAEQVRLDSLTGAYNRFALNEQIQQQYEQAGATQRSLAFFMIDVDYFKNYNDYYGHLKGDYVLKTIVQTIQQILPENGFLARYGGEEFAVLLPEISYQQAKTFADRLCQAIRELNMEHANRDDNRTWISISVGAAVMDAEHIYHNVDRLMKTADQQLYEAKVERDSACIK